One genomic region from Mycoplasmoides pirum ATCC 25960 encodes:
- the atpA gene encoding F0F1 ATP synthase subunit alpha — protein sequence MAINLDEFSSLIKEQVKKYSNKIITNEKGYVVSINDGIVKASGLDDVILNELVRFENGSFGIAFNLEANSVGIVMLGKYFDIHEGSLVERTKHVIETPVGDALIGRVVNGIGMPIDGKGELKDITYEPIEKIAPGVMDRQSVNEPLETGILAIDSMLPIGKGQRELIVGDRQTGKTTIGIDAIINQKGKNVYCVYVAIGQKNSSIAQISRQLESADAMKYTTIVSSTASEIPALSYVAPFTGITIAEYWMRQGKDVLIVYDDLSKHAVAYRTISLLLRRPPGREAYPGDIFYLHSRLLERSGKLSKELGGGSITALPIIETQAGDISAYIPTNVISITDGQLFMVSNLFNSGQRPAIHVGLSVSRVGSAAQTKAIKQLSGSLKLELAQYRELDVFSQFGSDLDNETKKVLDHGKKVMEILKQSNGAPLDQAMEAILLFSIKERYIKWIPIDQIQKFKQELTTYFSKTDVYKEIQINKALNDQLTINLRNLFKKFIKEFVMSISNYDFSKYGDEKELEVDEKNK from the coding sequence ATGGCAATTAATTTAGATGAATTTTCCTCTTTGATTAAAGAGCAAGTAAAAAAATATTCTAACAAAATCATTACTAACGAAAAAGGTTATGTAGTTTCAATTAATGATGGAATTGTTAAGGCTAGTGGTTTAGATGATGTTATTTTAAATGAATTAGTTCGTTTTGAAAATGGTTCTTTTGGAATTGCCTTCAATCTAGAAGCTAATAGTGTTGGTATTGTAATGTTGGGTAAATATTTTGATATTCACGAGGGTTCATTAGTAGAAAGAACTAAACACGTTATTGAAACACCAGTTGGTGATGCTTTGATTGGTAGAGTTGTTAATGGAATAGGCATGCCAATTGATGGTAAAGGTGAATTAAAAGATATAACTTATGAACCAATTGAAAAAATTGCGCCTGGAGTTATGGATCGACAATCTGTAAATGAGCCATTAGAAACTGGAATTTTAGCAATTGATTCTATGTTGCCAATAGGTAAAGGTCAACGTGAATTAATTGTAGGTGATCGTCAAACTGGTAAAACAACTATTGGAATAGATGCAATTATCAATCAAAAAGGCAAAAACGTATATTGTGTTTATGTAGCAATAGGTCAAAAAAATTCTTCAATTGCACAAATTTCAAGACAATTAGAATCAGCAGATGCAATGAAATATACTACTATAGTTTCATCAACTGCATCAGAAATTCCAGCTTTATCATATGTTGCTCCATTTACTGGTATAACAATTGCTGAATATTGAATGCGTCAAGGTAAAGATGTATTAATTGTTTATGATGATTTATCTAAGCACGCTGTTGCTTATCGTACAATATCATTATTATTAAGAAGACCCCCTGGACGTGAAGCTTACCCGGGTGATATTTTTTATTTACACTCTCGATTATTAGAACGTTCAGGAAAATTATCAAAAGAATTAGGTGGCGGTTCTATTACTGCGTTACCAATAATTGAAACACAAGCTGGAGATATTTCAGCATATATCCCAACAAATGTTATTTCCATAACTGATGGTCAATTGTTTATGGTAAGTAATTTATTTAATTCTGGACAAAGACCAGCAATTCATGTTGGTTTATCAGTTAGTCGTGTAGGTTCTGCTGCACAAACTAAAGCAATTAAACAATTATCAGGTTCTTTAAAATTAGAATTGGCTCAATATCGTGAATTAGATGTATTTAGTCAATTTGGTAGTGATTTGGATAATGAAACTAAAAAAGTTCTTGATCACGGTAAAAAAGTTATGGAAATCCTAAAACAATCTAATGGCGCACCATTAGATCAAGCAATGGAAGCTATTTTATTGTTTAGTATCAAAGAACGATATATCAAGTGAATTCCAATTGATCAAATTCAAAAATTTAAACAAGAATTAACAACATATTTTAGTAAAACAGATGTATATAAAGAAATTCAAATTAATAAAGCATTAAATGATCAATTAACAATTAATTTAAGAAATCTATTTAAAAAATTTATTAAAGAATTTGTAATGAGTATTTCTAATTATGATTTTTCAAAATATGGTGATGAAAAAGAATTAGAAGTGGATGAAAAAAATAAATAA
- the atpC gene encoding ATP synthase F1 subunit epsilon, whose amino-acid sequence MSDNLVHLKILTPNGIKFDADIKMVEVKTPEGYIALMYNHVPFVATLSADVIYITHSDKNRESGIINTGTIYATKTEIKIFALNFILTKDIDVNKVSEEKKKLEQQLSRINDLVETTKIERKLAFELLKLKQAKK is encoded by the coding sequence ATGTCTGATAATTTAGTTCATCTAAAAATTTTGACACCAAATGGTATTAAGTTTGATGCTGATATTAAAATGGTAGAAGTTAAAACTCCTGAAGGTTATATAGCATTAATGTACAATCACGTTCCTTTTGTTGCTACTTTATCTGCTGATGTTATTTACATAACTCATTCAGATAAAAATCGTGAATCTGGAATTATTAATACAGGAACAATTTATGCAACAAAAACTGAAATTAAGATTTTTGCATTAAATTTTATTTTAACTAAAGATATTGATGTTAATAAAGTATCAGAAGAAAAGAAAAAGTTAGAACAACAATTATCAAGAATTAATGATTTAGTTGAAACTACAAAAATTGAAAGAAAATTGGCATTTGAATTATTAAAATTAAAACAAGCAAAAAAATAA
- the atpG gene encoding ATP synthase F1 subunit gamma, with translation MASKQELKQKMSSILVTEKITKAMQMAATAKLHKFKSQHEKIYEFFNEYYETIGKVIANAKYYQPPKQVKENSLYILINSSLGLCGGFNNNMNRLLLEKIKPNDKLILLGKKSLGYWKLKNQGNNILLIKDLQDADINFDISYNLGQEILDLYETNEYEKVFIVYTNFVNNLKQEPKIIQVLPFDVDIFKDKIKKDTNSNKQYSAPIEFEPDVKEVIKGLTPQFMQIVLYGCLIETKLSEYASRRNAMESATKNANDLYNNYLLLYNQLRQASITQEISEIIQGSEQK, from the coding sequence ATGGCTTCCAAACAAGAATTAAAACAAAAAATGAGTTCTATTTTAGTAACTGAAAAAATTACTAAAGCTATGCAAATGGCTGCAACTGCTAAGTTACATAAGTTTAAATCTCAACATGAAAAAATTTATGAATTTTTTAATGAATATTATGAAACAATTGGCAAAGTTATAGCTAATGCTAAATATTATCAACCGCCAAAACAAGTTAAGGAAAATTCACTTTATATTTTAATTAATTCATCATTAGGTTTGTGTGGCGGTTTTAATAACAACATGAATCGGCTATTGTTAGAAAAAATTAAACCTAACGATAAATTAATTTTGCTTGGCAAAAAAAGTTTAGGTTATTGAAAATTAAAAAATCAAGGTAACAATATTTTATTGATTAAAGATTTACAAGATGCTGATATCAATTTTGATATTAGTTATAATTTGGGACAAGAAATTTTAGATCTATATGAAACAAATGAATACGAAAAAGTATTTATTGTTTATACAAATTTTGTGAATAACTTAAAACAAGAACCAAAAATTATTCAAGTGTTACCTTTTGATGTTGATATTTTTAAAGATAAAATTAAAAAAGATACAAATTCTAACAAACAATATTCTGCTCCAATTGAGTTCGAACCTGATGTAAAAGAAGTTATTAAAGGTCTTACTCCCCAATTCATGCAAATTGTTTTATATGGTTGTTTAATTGAAACTAAACTTTCTGAATATGCTAGTCGTAGAAATGCTATGGAGTCAGCAACAAAAAATGCAAATGATTTATATAACAATTATTTATTATTGTACAACCAATTAAGACAAGCATCTATTACACAAGAAATTAGTGAAATAATTCAAGGTAGTGAACAAAAATAA
- the atpD gene encoding F0F1 ATP synthase subunit beta: protein MKTKHTIVGKVYQVIGPVVDVIFENESEMPKIYDALYVKLDNENLCLEVSQIIGDNVVRCIAMGATYGLNRGLEVVCSGNPIQVPVGEQVLGRMFNVVGKTIDNLESLDDKNIKMMPIHRNPPSFEEQSNEIEIFETGIKVIDLLIPYAKGGKIGLFGGAGVGKTVLVQELIHNIAKGHGGLSVFAGVGERTREGNDLYYEMIEGGVIDKTALVFGQMNEPPGARMRVALTALTMAEYFRDVQNQDVLLFIDNIFRFTQAGSEVSALLGRMPSAVGYQPTLAYEMGLLQERITSTKSGSITSVQAIYVPADDLTDPAPATTFSHLDAKTVLDRNIAALGIFPAINPLESTSRLLDPNVVGLRHYKVARNVQQILQKFAELQDVIAILGIDELSEEDKIAIARARKIRNFLSQPFFVAEKFSGNKGKYVSLKDTIRGFEEILEGKHDNLPEQAFSYVGTIEEAIEKAGNL, encoded by the coding sequence ATGAAAACGAAACATACAATAGTTGGAAAAGTATATCAAGTAATTGGGCCTGTAGTTGATGTCATTTTTGAAAATGAATCAGAAATGCCTAAAATATATGATGCATTATATGTAAAACTAGATAATGAAAATTTGTGTTTAGAAGTTTCACAAATTATTGGAGATAATGTTGTTAGATGTATTGCAATGGGAGCTACTTATGGATTAAATCGTGGTTTAGAAGTAGTTTGTTCAGGAAATCCAATTCAGGTTCCTGTAGGTGAACAAGTTTTAGGTAGAATGTTTAATGTTGTTGGTAAAACAATTGACAATCTTGAATCTTTAGATGATAAAAATATAAAAATGATGCCAATTCATCGAAATCCACCATCATTTGAAGAGCAATCCAATGAAATTGAAATTTTTGAAACAGGCATTAAAGTTATTGATTTATTAATTCCATATGCTAAAGGTGGTAAGATTGGATTATTTGGTGGAGCAGGGGTTGGGAAAACGGTTCTTGTTCAAGAATTAATTCACAATATCGCAAAAGGTCATGGTGGTCTATCTGTTTTTGCTGGAGTTGGTGAAAGAACTCGTGAAGGTAATGACTTGTATTATGAAATGATTGAAGGTGGAGTTATAGATAAAACAGCCTTAGTGTTTGGGCAAATGAATGAACCTCCTGGCGCAAGAATGCGCGTAGCATTAACTGCTTTAACAATGGCTGAATATTTCCGTGATGTTCAAAACCAAGATGTTTTGTTATTTATTGATAATATCTTTAGATTTACACAAGCTGGTAGTGAAGTTTCAGCATTATTAGGAAGAATGCCATCTGCTGTTGGTTATCAACCAACTTTGGCATATGAAATGGGATTGTTACAAGAAAGAATCACTTCCACTAAAAGTGGTTCTATAACATCTGTTCAAGCAATTTATGTTCCTGCAGATGATTTAACTGACCCTGCTCCAGCTACAACATTTTCACATTTAGATGCAAAAACAGTATTAGATCGTAACATTGCAGCATTAGGAATTTTTCCAGCTATTAATCCTTTAGAATCAACAAGTAGATTGTTAGATCCAAATGTTGTAGGTTTACGTCATTATAAAGTTGCTAGAAATGTTCAACAAATTTTACAAAAATTTGCAGAATTACAAGATGTTATTGCTATTTTAGGAATTGATGAATTATCAGAAGAAGATAAAATTGCAATTGCTCGTGCTAGAAAAATTAGAAATTTCTTGAGTCAACCATTCTTTGTTGCAGAAAAATTTTCTGGTAACAAAGGTAAATATGTAAGTCTAAAAGACACAATAAGAGGTTTTGAAGAAATTTTAGAAGGTAAACACGATAATTTACCAGAACAAGCATTTTCATATGTAGGAACAATTGAAGAAGCAATTGAAAAAGCAGGAAACTTGTAA
- the atpH gene encoding ATP synthase F1 subunit delta, which yields MNKIYNFAKALYSLAEEKNLIKKIYVESQQFLQVVNEYSELIKFFSNSSLNKSEKFSILESTFRNRFDDLFCDFLCVLIEMNEFFYAKSIFKKYLALVENKDHAKFIKITSPYPLKDAQLNKIKEILEKKMDFDLIVKNFVDPSTIAGIKVESDSHSLDSTIKGKLKTIETRLKVMLTLQQSQSPKTS from the coding sequence TTGAATAAAATTTACAATTTTGCAAAAGCTTTATATTCTCTCGCGGAAGAAAAAAATCTTATTAAAAAAATTTATGTTGAATCTCAACAATTTCTTCAAGTTGTAAATGAGTACTCAGAATTAATTAAATTTTTTAGTAATTCTTCATTAAACAAAAGCGAAAAATTTTCTATTTTAGAATCTACATTTAGAAATAGATTTGATGATTTGTTTTGTGACTTTTTGTGTGTTCTAATTGAAATGAATGAATTTTTCTATGCAAAATCAATTTTTAAAAAATATTTAGCCTTAGTTGAAAATAAAGATCATGCTAAATTTATAAAAATCACTTCACCATATCCTTTAAAAGATGCACAATTAAATAAAATTAAAGAAATTTTAGAAAAGAAGATGGATTTTGATTTAATTGTTAAAAATTTTGTTGATCCTTCAACTATTGCTGGAATTAAAGTTGAATCTGACTCCCATTCCTTAGATTCAACAATTAAGGGCAAGTTAAAAACAATTGAAACTAGATTGAAAGTAATGCTGACACTTCAACAATCGCAATCTCCTAAAACAAGTTAG